A window of Phenylobacterium sp. NIBR 498073 genomic DNA:
TGCCGGTGCCGAAGCTGAACTTGCTGCTGCGGGCATGCTTGCGGGCGTAGGCGTAGGCCGCCGCCGACACGCCCAGCGCCCCGGCGTGGGTGGCCATGTGGAAGCCGTCGGCCAGCAGCGCCATCGAGCCGGTCCAGTAGCCGGCGACGATCTCGGCGACCATCATCAGGGCGGTCAGGGCCACGACCCACATCGTGCGCCGTGCGTGATCGTCGTGCGCCGCCCCGAGGAACACGTGGTCGTGGACGAGGTCTTCGAGTTCGGCGGCGGTGGTCATGGTCGGGTTCACTTCGAGTAGCGGCGGATGGCCGCGATGACTTCATCGGCGGCCTGGGCGCGGGCGGCGTCGTCGATGCCGGGCGCGGCGACGTGCTCGCGCAGGTGGGCTTCGACCACCTCGTCGAGGAGGCCGTTGATGGCGCCGCGGGTGGCGGCGACGAGGTGCAGGGTGTCGGCGCAGGCGGCGTGGCCGGCGATGGAGCGTTCGATCGCCTCGACCTGGCCGGCGATGCGGCGGACGCGCTTGAGCAACGCCTCGTTGTGGGAAGAGAGGTGAGCCATAGGATACCCCCCTATGGTATGTGGGCCGTGTTGGCAAGCAGGGCTTTTGTAAGCGTCCCTTAACCTTGCCACCCGACGTTGCGGATGGGCTGGCTCGCGCCAGCCGTTTTCGTTGCGGAATAGTGGGTGGGTGCGAGTGCAGAGTCGTGAAGCGGCCGAAGTTCGGTCGGAAGTTGTGTTCGTCGATACCCGTGTCGAGGATTACGAGACCATCGTCGCCGGCGTCGCCCCGGGCGTCGAGGTGGTGCTGATCGAGGCCAACGGCGACGGCTTTGCGCAGATGGCGCAGGCGCTGGCCGGTCGGACCGACCTGGCGACGATCCACATCGTCGGCCACGGCCAGGCCGGCGTCCTGATGCTGGGCTCGGCCACGCTGCGCGCTGGCGACATCGACGCCTATGCCGGCGAACTCGGAGCCATCGGCGGCGCGCTGGCGCCGGACGGGGATATCCAGCTGTGGGGATGCGAAGTCGGCGCAGGCCCCGAGGGCGCGGCCTTCGTTCAGGCCCTGGCCGCCGCCACCGGCGCCGACATCGCCGCCTCGGACGATCTGACCGGCGCGGGCGGCGACTGGACGCTGGAGACACAGATCGGAACGATCGAGACCTCGGTCGCGATTACTCCGGCGGGACAACATGCCTTCGCCGGCACGCTGGCTATCGGCAGCGAGAACTTCGACGGGCTGGGACTGATCGATGCCGTCAGAGCCACGACGCTGACCGCAGGCAACTGGCAGTTCACCAGCGGCAGCGCCGCAGATCACGTCGTAGCGTCCGCAGACGATTTCGTTGTTAGGCTCAACAACGACGAGGGTAGCACCATCGACCGTGCGGTAGTCCTCAACTACAGCGGCGATCTCATCACGAACTACACGATGAAGTCGGACGACGGGACGAACTTCGCATTGCATTCGTTCATGGTAGGACAGAGCCCAGGCTGGGCCAATACTCTGACAGTTGCAGCCTATTCCAATGGCGTTCAGGTCGTCGCGCCGGAAGCGGTCAACCTGGCTGCGTCCGACTCCACTGGGGGCATCAACTACGCGCTTGGGCTGAACGATATATACGGGGCCTACGGCACGCTCACCTTCAGCAGCGCCTATGCGAACATCGACGAAATCCGCTTCGTGTTCGACGGCGCTTCGGATCTGCATATCGACAACATCGCCGTCGCTCCGGTGGATGTCACAGCTCCCGCCTTCGTTTCCGCGGCGGTCAACGGCGCCACGCTGGTGATGACCTATAACGAGGCGAACACCCTCGACGCCGTCAATGGGCCCGCCGCCGGCAGTTTCGCGGTTATGGCTGATGGCGCTCCAGTCAACGTCAACTCCGTCGCGGTGAACGCCGCGGCCAAGACGGTGACGCTGACGTTGCAGAGCGCAGTGACCGCAGGTCAGGCGGTGACGGTGGCCTATACCGATCCGAGCGGCGGCGACGACGCCAACGCCATTCAGGACGCCGTCGGCAATGACGCCGCCTCGCTTACCTCCACGAGCGTGACCAACAACACTGTGGACCCGGCGCCCTCGATCAGCGGCAACATCGCAGTGCCGGCCAATGGCAGCTATGGCGCCGGCCAGACGCTGAGTTTCACCGTCACTTTCGACGAGAACGTCACGGTGGTCGGGACCGACAGCACGCTTGGCCTGACCGTCGGCAGTGCGGCGCGTAGCGCGGCCTACGCCTCCAAGACCGCCAATTCGATCACCTACGCCTACACGGTGCAGGCGGGCGACACCGACGCCAACGGCGTCGCGGTCGGCGGAATCTCGCTTGGCGCGACCACCATCCGCGACGGCGCCGGCAACAACGCCAACCTGACCCTGAGCGGCCACTTGCCGTCGACCGCGGGCGTCCTGGTCGACACGACCGCCCCGGAAGTCGCCAGCGTCGGCGTGCCGGCGAACGCCACCTACGTCGCCGGCCAGGCGCTGAACTTCACCGTCAACTTCGATGAGAACATCACCGTCGTCGGGACCGACAGCACGCTCGCCCTGACGATCGGCGCCACGGCGCGCACCGCCGCCTATGCGTCGAAGACGGCCAACTCGATCACCTACACCTACACGGTCCAGGCCGGGGAGACGGACGCCGACGGCGTCACCGTGGGCGCGCTCTCGGAGGGCTCCTCCACCATTCGCGACGCGGCCGGCAACGACGCCGTCCTGACCCTGAACAGCGTGGGCGCCACCGGCGGCGTGTTCGTCGACGCCACCGTGCCGACGGTGAGCGGAAACATCTCCGTTCCGACCGGCGGCATGTACATTGCCGGTCAGACGCTGACCTTCACCGTCGCCTTCGATGAGATCGTGACCTTGAGCGGCTCTCCCAGCACGCTCGGCCTGACCATCGGCGGGGCGACGCGCAGCGCGGACGTCTCGGGCACGACGGGCAATTCGATCACCTACAGCTACACGGTGCAGGCGAGCGACAACGACGCCGACGGCATCGCGGTCACGGGCATTTCGCTGAACGGCGGGACGATCCGCGACGGCGCCGGCAACAATGCGAACCTGAGCCTCAGCGGTCACGTGCCGTCGCTGGCAGGCGTCCTGGTCGACGGCGGCGCGCCCGCGGTCAGCGGCGCCATCGCCGTGCCGGCCAACGGCAGCTATGGCGGCGGCCAGACGCTGAGCTTCACGGTCACCTTCGACGAGAACGTGACCGTCACCGGGACCGACAGCGTCCTGGGCCTGACCATCGGCAGCACCGCGCGCGAGGCGGCCTTCGTTTCCAGCACCGCCAACTCGGTCACCTACGCCTACACGGTGCAGTTGGGCGACACCGACGCCAACGGCATTGCCGTCGGCGCTCTCAATCTGAAAACGAGCACGGTCAAGGACCTCGCCGGCAACGACGCCAACCTGGCCCTCGGCGGTCACATCCCGTCGACCGCGGGGGTCCTGGTCGATACGACCGCTCCGGGCGTCGCCAGCGTGAGCGTGCCGGCGAACGCCACCTACGTCGCCGGCCAGATCCTCGATTTCACCGTCACCTTCGATGAGACCGTGACCGTGACCGGCAGCGACAGCACGCTCGCCCTGACGGTCGGCTCGGCCTCCCGCAGCGCCACCTTCCTGTCGAGCAGCGGCGGCACAGCCACCTACCGCTACACGGTTCAGGCCGGGGAGACCGACGTCGACGGCATCACCGTGGGCGGCCTGTCGCTCGGGAGCTCGACCATCCGCGAC
This region includes:
- a CDS encoding DUF4347 domain-containing protein, which produces MFVDTRVEDYETIVAGVAPGVEVVLIEANGDGFAQMAQALAGRTDLATIHIVGHGQAGVLMLGSATLRAGDIDAYAGELGAIGGALAPDGDIQLWGCEVGAGPEGAAFVQALAAATGADIAASDDLTGAGGDWTLETQIGTIETSVAITPAGQHAFAGTLAIGSENFDGLGLIDAVRATTLTAGNWQFTSGSAADHVVASADDFVVRLNNDEGSTIDRAVVLNYSGDLITNYTMKSDDGTNFALHSFMVGQSPGWANTLTVAAYSNGVQVVAPEAVNLAASDSTGGINYALGLNDIYGAYGTLTFSSAYANIDEIRFVFDGASDLHIDNIAVAPVDVTAPAFVSAAVNGATLVMTYNEANTLDAVNGPAAGSFAVMADGAPVNVNSVAVNAAAKTVTLTLQSAVTAGQAVTVAYTDPSGGDDANAIQDAVGNDAASLTSTSVTNNTVDPAPSISGNIAVPANGSYGAGQTLSFTVTFDENVTVVGTDSTLGLTVGSAARSAAYASKTANSITYAYTVQAGDTDANGVAVGGISLGATTIRDGAGNNANLTLSGHLPSTAGVLVDTTAPEVASVGVPANATYVAGQALNFTVNFDENITVVGTDSTLALTIGATARTAAYASKTANSITYTYTVQAGETDADGVTVGALSEGSSTIRDAAGNDAVLTLNSVGATGGVFVDATVPTVSGNISVPTGGMYIAGQTLTFTVAFDEIVTLSGSPSTLGLTIGGATRSADVSGTTGNSITYSYTVQASDNDADGIAVTGISLNGGTIRDGAGNNANLSLSGHVPSLAGVLVDGGAPAVSGAIAVPANGSYGGGQTLSFTVTFDENVTVTGTDSVLGLTIGSTAREAAFVSSTANSVTYAYTVQLGDTDANGIAVGALNLKTSTVKDLAGNDANLALGGHIPSTAGVLVDTTAPGVASVSVPANATYVAGQILDFTVTFDETVTVTGSDSTLALTVGSASRSATFLSSSGGTATYRYTVQAGETDVDGITVGGLSLGSSTIRDAAGNDAALTLNGVGSTSGVLVDAVAPSVTGNISVPANDTYVVGETLSFTVAFDENVTVTGTDSTLGLTIGATSRSAAYASKTANSITYSYTVQAGDNDADGVAIGAISLGTSAIRDSSGNNANLSLTGHLPSTTGLLVDAVAPVFASANVNGARLVMTYSDTLQLDAAHPPGVGSFSVMAGGSAVAVTAVAVDGAARTVTLTLASPVAAGAAVTVAYTDPTGGDDVNAIQDLGGVDAVSLAATSVTNTTAPPTPQPPTNPPVTTIVDGVSVQTVSGTSPSGSAVHTVTIPVVSSTRVEQVGNNQLADIPLVSDGAGSALLALQVPVGFGLTASGQSAPRPAGASLADLIREIREHTGSSQDQGQLGGAGTDFVNNLPEGTPLLVQAIQLQAGGGATGTPLVIQGAPQSAVQTALVIDARTQPGAAIELQNVEFAAIIGAATVTGGAGSQHVWGDSASQSIFLGADDDVLNGGGGNDTVGSAGGDDQVRGDDGDDVVFGGEGADTVHGNAGADTARGDAGDDRVYGGKGDDQVFGGADNDLLFGDLGQDTLQGNTGHDTLDGGGDNDLLFGGQNNDLLLGGEGDDRLSGDVGQDTLQGNAGRDTLEGGAGADVLYGGQDNDVLSGGEGADTLFGDRGDDTLTGGAGADLYVTGSSRGEDRVLDFNFAEGDRVGLLAGTAYGAAQVGADTVITLSGGGHMTLVNVQLSGLGEGWITTV
- a CDS encoding metal/formaldehyde-sensitive transcriptional repressor, whose protein sequence is MAHLSSHNEALLKRVRRIAGQVEAIERSIAGHAACADTLHLVAATRGAINGLLDEVVEAHLREHVAAPGIDDAARAQAADEVIAAIRRYSK